One Pirellulales bacterium genomic window carries:
- a CDS encoding SAM-dependent methyltransferase produces MDRESQFLFVTCQVGAEAAVKGEFARRWPDFRFAYSRPGFLTFKLPGQPALADDFDPQSVFARATGFTLGKVKGTNQEELARAAWQLAEGRSFARLHVWQRDLRAAGDHGYEPAASDAAASARAALLSTVPARAVVMSRADAIAKPGDLVLNCVLASSDEWWLGFHRARLGPSCRAGGLDDLVLPENAISRAYLKMAEALDWSRLPIAAGQQFVELGCAPGGSCQLLLERGLLVTGIDPAAMHADVLAQKNFTHLRKRASDVRRREFRKTRWLAADMNVAPDYTLDAVEAIVTHPEVHVEGLLLTLKLLDWELAAGVPDYLARIESWGYPRVAARQLQHGRQEICVAAVRPARRHGRGGWQVAQAKRRDSNDW; encoded by the coding sequence ATGGACAGAGAGTCGCAGTTCTTGTTTGTTACCTGCCAGGTGGGCGCCGAAGCGGCAGTGAAGGGCGAATTCGCCCGCCGCTGGCCCGACTTTCGCTTTGCCTACTCGCGTCCCGGCTTTCTGACGTTCAAACTGCCCGGGCAGCCTGCGTTGGCGGATGATTTTGATCCGCAATCGGTGTTCGCCCGCGCAACGGGATTCACGCTTGGCAAAGTCAAGGGCACGAATCAGGAGGAACTGGCCCGCGCGGCATGGCAGCTTGCCGAGGGGCGATCCTTCGCGCGTTTGCACGTCTGGCAGCGCGATCTGCGCGCCGCCGGAGATCATGGCTACGAGCCCGCCGCGAGCGATGCCGCTGCCTCAGCTCGTGCAGCCTTACTAAGCACCGTCCCCGCCCGGGCAGTGGTAATGAGTCGCGCCGACGCGATCGCAAAGCCGGGCGATTTGGTTTTGAATTGCGTACTGGCCAGTTCCGACGAGTGGTGGCTAGGCTTTCATCGGGCACGCCTTGGACCCTCTTGCCGTGCCGGCGGCCTCGATGATCTGGTGTTGCCCGAGAATGCCATTTCGCGTGCCTACTTGAAAATGGCCGAGGCCCTTGATTGGTCGCGGCTGCCGATTGCCGCTGGCCAGCAATTCGTCGAATTGGGCTGTGCCCCGGGAGGCAGTTGCCAGTTGTTGTTGGAGCGCGGCCTTCTTGTCACCGGGATCGATCCGGCCGCCATGCACGCGGACGTGCTCGCTCAGAAAAACTTCACCCATCTGCGCAAGCGGGCTTCGGACGTGCGGCGGCGCGAATTTCGCAAAACCCGCTGGCTCGCCGCCGACATGAACGTGGCGCCGGACTACACGCTCGATGCGGTCGAGGCAATCGTCACACATCCCGAGGTCCACGTCGAGGGCCTGCTGCTCACGCTCAAGCTGCTCGATTGGGAGCTGGCTGCCGGGGTGCCGGATTACCTGGCGCGTATCGAGTCGTGGGGATATCCGCGCGTCGCAGCGCGCCAGTTGCAGCACGGACGACAGGAAATCTGCGTGGCTGCGGTGCGACCGGCGCGACGCCATGGCCGTGGCGGATGGCAAGTCGCCCAGGCCAAACGCCGCGATTCGAACGATTGGTAA
- a CDS encoding biotin--[acetyl-CoA-carboxylase] ligase, whose protein sequence is MATDFDVERLLRDGGLAHVEHHASLGSTNDRARAIAQDLAVGETALVIADVQTAGRGRGSNRWWTGSGSIACTLLFDPAARGILRQHFPLISLATAVAIVDAVGAIVPPGPIGLHWPNDVFAADRKLAGILVEVLPDGKHIVGIGLNVNNRPADAPEELRDRAVSLGALTGSTHARTDVLLGILARLWPNLATLAVDPTQIARWADRACLQHDRTLTLQTGDRRIEGVCVGIADDGALLLRTDRGAEKFYSGVLIHA, encoded by the coding sequence ATGGCCACGGACTTTGACGTCGAACGTTTATTGCGCGACGGCGGTCTGGCGCATGTCGAACACCACGCCAGTCTCGGTTCGACGAATGATCGTGCCCGCGCGATCGCGCAGGACCTGGCCGTCGGTGAAACCGCACTTGTGATCGCCGACGTACAGACCGCCGGGCGCGGCCGCGGTTCGAATCGCTGGTGGACCGGATCGGGGAGTATAGCTTGCACCCTGCTCTTCGATCCCGCTGCCCGCGGAATCCTAAGGCAACACTTTCCGCTGATTTCGTTGGCAACAGCCGTGGCGATCGTCGACGCTGTGGGTGCCATCGTGCCACCCGGGCCGATAGGATTGCACTGGCCCAACGACGTGTTTGCCGCCGACCGCAAGCTGGCCGGAATCCTGGTCGAAGTGCTGCCCGACGGAAAGCACATCGTAGGTATTGGCCTGAATGTCAATAACCGGCCGGCGGATGCGCCGGAAGAACTCCGCGACAGAGCCGTCTCGCTGGGAGCGTTAACGGGGAGCACGCACGCTCGCACCGACGTGCTGCTGGGCATTCTGGCGCGACTGTGGCCCAACTTGGCTACGCTAGCCGTTGATCCCACGCAGATCGCACGGTGGGCCGATCGCGCCTGCTTGCAGCACGATCGCACGCTGACACTGCAAACAGGGGACCGTCGCATCGAAGGCGTCTGCGTCGGGATCGCGGACGACGGGGCCTTGCTGTTGCGCACCGATCGCGGCGCCGAGAAGTTCTACTCGGGTGTGTTGATTCACGCCTGA
- the fhcD gene encoding formylmethanofuran--tetrahydromethanopterin N-formyltransferase, giving the protein MSHRAEVEDTYAEAFRSIYAEVLITARDRTWLDHAVAAATGNASSTILCDCEAGLDRYVGPGGDNSQPTPDGRPGAVVQFHVPRFRKDRVEALERSLLVRISQNVLTCATTACFNLIDSDPYFKLGRKIAFFGDGHQFRDTRWGRRIWVIPILGGEFALDRRFGYRDGLMGGNLWFMGNSVDSALAAAERASRAVAAMPGVIMPFPGGVAASGSKAGSKYSFSIASTYAEFCPTLRDRLSDKSQVPAGVQSIMEIIINGSDLSAIVRATHAAIEASVDTPGLVKISAGNYGGRLGKSFVYLHPDKQPG; this is encoded by the coding sequence GTGAGTCACCGAGCCGAAGTTGAAGACACCTACGCCGAGGCATTTCGCAGCATCTATGCAGAAGTGCTCATCACAGCCCGCGATCGCACCTGGCTCGATCATGCTGTCGCCGCTGCGACAGGCAACGCATCCAGTACCATCTTGTGCGATTGTGAAGCAGGATTGGACCGCTACGTCGGCCCTGGCGGCGACAACAGTCAGCCGACTCCCGACGGACGGCCCGGCGCCGTAGTCCAGTTCCACGTCCCACGGTTTCGCAAGGATCGCGTCGAGGCGCTCGAGCGCTCTTTGTTGGTGCGCATCAGCCAAAACGTGCTGACGTGCGCGACAACGGCCTGCTTCAACCTGATCGATAGCGACCCGTATTTCAAACTAGGACGAAAGATCGCCTTCTTCGGCGACGGGCATCAGTTTCGCGACACTCGGTGGGGACGTCGCATATGGGTCATCCCCATCTTGGGAGGCGAATTTGCGCTGGATCGTCGATTCGGCTACCGCGACGGTCTGATGGGAGGCAACCTGTGGTTTATGGGAAATAGCGTCGACTCAGCTCTCGCCGCAGCCGAGCGTGCAAGCCGCGCCGTAGCAGCTATGCCTGGCGTGATCATGCCCTTTCCCGGTGGCGTGGCGGCCAGCGGATCCAAGGCCGGCAGCAAATACTCGTTCTCGATCGCCAGCACCTACGCCGAATTCTGCCCAACGCTTCGTGATCGGTTGTCGGACAAGTCGCAGGTACCGGCCGGCGTTCAATCGATCATGGAAATTATCATTAACGGCAGCGACCTGTCCGCGATCGTTCGCGCGACGCATGCCGCTATCGAGGCGTCGGTCGATACTCCGGGACTGGTCAAAATCTCTGCCGGTAATTACGGCGGCCGTCTTGGAAAAAGCTTCGTCTATTTGCATCCGGATAAGCAGCCGGGGTGA
- a CDS encoding 5-formyltetrahydrofolate cyclo-ligase: MDVDQAEQLRNQKTQIREQAHANRRAQVDKEILSERICRTFIELPEYTAARTVMFYVDVRTEVRTRQSLPEALLHGKRIIVPYCVEGELELFHLENMDELALGMYKILEPKTELRDQPGKRVPVDELDLVMVPGVAFDRRGARMGHGKGYYDKLLEHARPDAPLVALAFECQLFPEIPTQAHDVFMDKIVTETTIHTGRGRGSA, encoded by the coding sequence GTGGACGTCGATCAAGCCGAGCAGCTGCGCAACCAGAAGACGCAAATTCGCGAGCAGGCACATGCCAATCGCCGCGCGCAGGTGGACAAAGAGATCCTTAGCGAGCGGATTTGCCGCACGTTCATCGAACTGCCCGAGTACACGGCCGCCCGTACCGTAATGTTCTATGTCGATGTGCGTACCGAGGTCCGGACAAGGCAATCTCTGCCCGAGGCGCTCCTGCACGGCAAGCGCATCATCGTGCCCTACTGCGTCGAGGGAGAGCTCGAGCTGTTTCATCTGGAGAATATGGATGAATTGGCCCTGGGGATGTACAAGATATTGGAGCCCAAGACCGAATTGCGCGACCAGCCCGGCAAACGCGTACCGGTCGACGAGCTAGACCTGGTGATGGTGCCAGGCGTCGCCTTCGATCGTCGCGGCGCCCGGATGGGACACGGCAAGGGCTACTACGACAAGCTGCTAGAGCACGCGCGCCCGGACGCGCCGCTAGTGGCCCTGGCCTTTGAATGCCAGCTGTTTCCCGAGATCCCCACGCAGGCGCACGATGTGTTCATGGACAAGATCGTAACCGAAACCACCATCCACACCGGCAGAGGGCGGGGATCGGCGTGA
- a CDS encoding DUF6268 family outer membrane beta-barrel protein, whose translation MLPELAGGQSVLPPIGSSDDVLERISRLPPVEADLPVRRLPQVIPPETPPSEQQPVSVALLPPASDGTTFFGNPRDPGVPYSAPDEELAKPPDPVLPPGFKNGFWQFTTFRKTFLFEGDRNTGLGMQDFLLQTTFALPFFTRDKPIFITPYFQAHILQGPVAVDLPPQLYDVSLEFRILRQLNPDWGMDLAFAPSILSDFQNMSRQAYRWTGRLAFLYTWTPTFQVAGGVSVTGRHDVPFLPVGGMIWTPTPDWRHEIIFPKPKLARRFVDGDVADWWGYTAGEFGGNSYAIERASGVNDLATYFDLRLILGLERKANSGMYHRFEIGYVFDRLVSYESGTPSYAPTPTFMLRGEAVF comes from the coding sequence ATGCTGCCGGAATTGGCTGGCGGGCAAAGTGTTCTGCCGCCAATCGGTTCGAGCGATGACGTGCTGGAGCGCATTTCACGTCTTCCTCCGGTCGAGGCAGACTTGCCTGTGCGCCGGTTGCCACAGGTCATACCACCCGAGACTCCGCCTAGCGAGCAGCAGCCCGTGAGCGTGGCGTTGCTGCCCCCCGCGTCCGATGGGACCACCTTTTTTGGCAACCCTCGCGATCCTGGCGTGCCCTACAGTGCGCCTGATGAAGAACTAGCCAAACCGCCGGATCCGGTGCTGCCGCCGGGTTTCAAAAACGGCTTCTGGCAGTTCACGACATTTCGCAAGACATTCTTGTTCGAAGGGGACCGCAATACGGGCCTCGGCATGCAAGATTTTCTGCTGCAGACGACCTTCGCGCTGCCTTTCTTCACACGCGATAAGCCGATCTTCATTACTCCGTATTTTCAGGCGCACATCTTGCAAGGACCGGTGGCTGTAGACCTGCCGCCGCAGTTGTACGATGTATCGCTCGAGTTTCGCATTCTGCGGCAGCTCAATCCTGACTGGGGCATGGACCTGGCCTTCGCACCTTCGATCCTCAGCGACTTTCAGAATATGTCGCGGCAGGCATACCGTTGGACAGGGCGACTGGCATTTTTGTACACGTGGACGCCCACGTTTCAGGTTGCCGGCGGAGTCTCTGTGACAGGCCGGCACGATGTGCCGTTTTTGCCCGTCGGTGGTATGATCTGGACACCCACACCCGACTGGCGCCACGAAATCATTTTCCCCAAGCCGAAGTTGGCCCGACGTTTCGTCGATGGCGACGTGGCCGATTGGTGGGGTTACACGGCGGGCGAATTTGGCGGCAACAGCTACGCAATCGAGCGCGCCTCGGGTGTCAACGATTTGGCCACCTACTTCGATCTGCGCTTGATTCTCGGCCTTGAGCGTAAGGCAAACTCCGGAATGTATCACCGCTTCGAGATCGGGTACGTGTTCGATCGCCTGGTCTCGTACGAAAGTGGCACCCCCTCGTATGCCCCGACTCCGACGTTCATGCTCCGTGGCGAAGCAGTATTTTAG
- a CDS encoding ABC transporter permease subunit: protein MAAAASGRRLLSLEAGRSISFPGPIEVLKPTMFIGPVVSLEMITSARRARYFIVRVLYALLLFVVLWINYRTLMSQRITASDGTMSTQVLAEFSHAFFLAFTVVQLGAVLMLTPAMIAGAIAQERERRTIEYLFASMLSGSEIVLSKYLARTLHVASLLVVGLPILAIAMMLGGIDPDRLIIVFTMTLATLVATASLSIATSVWAKRSRDAVLRTYVLLLAFLILPPLTWMLAASVGPSSWLDWLTELARLGTLANPFSIFWSLFGARLPGRTSPWQTVWPILAAYAAFSLVALAWSIVSVRRVYRKSMGAADSGPRRRKARFRWRPALRNRPMLWKELFATSAAFQLGWLGRIATILLMAGAIVPALLLFYRVVLSPHTVNDPSREVVGAATGMVATIGCGALLVVTIRAASSITAEREGDSWLTLVSTPLTPGDIVWGKIAGSIFAARWFAVPVGIWWAVATIIVPNFVLVLPIFVATFGCVALAMGAIGVWFSSWCRTSIRAMASAVAVGIFMGGGYLLCCIPLFFQGGEKNLILGLTPCIPFLLGAPGWLWGLFVHPSNGGLDAANVMMAYIFGTGFYLVLGMVVTVLTIGSFDRTVGRPSRSVIPGVGGALATLPPAWEASPGACSSDPAADTKAADLARGIGRANDPHGDRSGKG from the coding sequence ATGGCGGCGGCTGCTTCGGGCCGCCGCCTGCTTTCTTTAGAGGCAGGTCGATCTATTTCGTTTCCTGGGCCGATCGAGGTTCTCAAACCGACGATGTTCATTGGCCCCGTCGTTTCATTGGAAATGATCACCAGCGCTCGCCGCGCCCGTTATTTTATCGTACGCGTTCTGTATGCGCTGTTGCTGTTTGTCGTGTTGTGGATCAATTATAGAACTTTGATGTCGCAAAGGATAACTGCGTCCGATGGGACGATGAGTACCCAGGTGCTGGCTGAATTCTCGCACGCGTTTTTCCTGGCGTTCACCGTCGTGCAATTGGGCGCCGTACTGATGCTGACGCCGGCGATGATCGCAGGCGCGATTGCCCAGGAGCGCGAACGTCGCACGATCGAGTACTTGTTCGCGAGCATGCTCAGCGGCAGCGAGATCGTTCTTTCGAAATACCTGGCCAGGACGCTCCACGTTGCTTCGCTGCTCGTGGTGGGCTTGCCTATCCTGGCGATTGCCATGATGCTCGGCGGAATCGATCCCGACCGGCTGATCATTGTTTTCACAATGACTCTGGCGACCCTAGTAGCCACCGCTTCGCTGTCGATTGCCACTAGCGTGTGGGCCAAGCGTAGCCGCGACGCGGTGTTGCGTACTTACGTGCTGCTGTTGGCCTTTTTGATACTGCCGCCGCTGACGTGGATGCTCGCAGCTAGCGTAGGCCCATCAAGCTGGCTGGACTGGCTGACGGAACTCGCGCGCCTGGGCACACTGGCAAATCCCTTTTCCATTTTTTGGTCATTGTTTGGCGCACGGTTGCCAGGAAGGACCTCTCCTTGGCAGACTGTGTGGCCGATACTGGCGGCGTACGCTGCATTCTCTCTGGTGGCGCTGGCGTGGTCGATTGTTTCCGTGCGGCGGGTGTATCGCAAGTCTATGGGCGCCGCGGACAGCGGTCCAAGGAGGCGCAAGGCGCGTTTCCGGTGGCGCCCGGCGCTCCGCAATCGTCCCATGCTGTGGAAGGAGCTCTTTGCGACCTCGGCCGCTTTTCAATTGGGCTGGTTAGGACGAATCGCCACCATACTGTTGATGGCCGGCGCGATCGTACCTGCGTTGCTGCTGTTCTACAGAGTTGTACTTAGCCCTCACACCGTTAATGATCCGTCCCGCGAGGTTGTCGGAGCAGCTACGGGCATGGTCGCGACGATCGGCTGCGGGGCTCTTTTGGTCGTGACGATTCGCGCTGCCAGTTCAATCACGGCGGAAAGGGAAGGGGACAGTTGGCTGACGCTGGTCAGCACGCCGCTCACGCCCGGTGACATTGTGTGGGGGAAGATTGCGGGCAGCATTTTCGCAGCCCGCTGGTTTGCCGTGCCTGTCGGCATATGGTGGGCTGTCGCGACGATCATCGTACCCAACTTTGTACTGGTGTTGCCGATCTTTGTGGCGACGTTTGGCTGCGTGGCCTTGGCAATGGGTGCAATAGGCGTGTGGTTTTCCTCGTGGTGCCGTACTTCAATTCGTGCCATGGCTAGCGCCGTGGCCGTTGGCATTTTCATGGGGGGAGGGTATTTGCTGTGTTGTATCCCACTCTTTTTTCAGGGGGGCGAAAAAAATCTTATTCTGGGATTAACGCCGTGTATTCCCTTTCTACTCGGTGCTCCTGGATGGCTGTGGGGATTATTCGTACACCCGTCAAACGGGGGACTTGATGCTGCCAACGTCATGATGGCATACATCTTTGGTACAGGCTTCTACCTGGTCTTGGGCATGGTGGTCACGGTGTTGACCATCGGCAGCTTCGACCGGACCGTGGGCCGACCGAGCAGGTCTGTCATTCCCGGGGTCGGCGGAGCATTAGCGACATTGCCGCCAGCCTGGGAAGCGTCACCGGGTGCGTGCTCGTCCGACCCCGCAGCGGACACAAAGGCGGCAGACTTGGCGCGTGGGATCGGGCGTGCGAACGATCCCCATGGCGACCGCAGCGGCAAAGGTTAG
- a CDS encoding choloylglycine hydrolase family protein: MRTSRISAVLLAVLVIHPVSVTACTGIRMHAEDGAVVCARTLEFGMDLCSNVIIVPRGKSYVGTTNVDRPGMPWTANYGSTGANAFDLPVIVDGVNEKGLAVGIFYFPGYAKYQKTTPADAATTLAPWELPTYLLGSCTDVAEALAAVKSVRVGEVVQRDFGFVPPCHYVVHDAAGESAVLEYIEGELRTYANPLGVFSNAPTFDWHMTNLRNYVNLSVTNVPPVEMQGIKISGFGQGNGLLGLPGDFTPPSRLVRAVAFSQSAIPVKTAREAVLQAFHILNQFDIPRGAVRDVEHGQVHDEYTLWTSAADMANHRYYFHTFANRRIRMIDLAEVDLDAAEIKTVSMAGDEVFEDLSKAGR, translated from the coding sequence ATGCGAACATCTCGAATCTCGGCGGTTCTCCTAGCCGTCCTTGTAATCCATCCCGTGAGCGTCACCGCGTGTACGGGCATCCGAATGCATGCCGAAGATGGCGCGGTGGTTTGCGCGAGGACGCTCGAGTTCGGGATGGATCTCTGTTCCAACGTGATAATTGTGCCGCGCGGCAAGAGCTACGTTGGGACGACCAACGTCGATCGGCCTGGAATGCCCTGGACGGCCAATTACGGTTCCACGGGCGCGAACGCCTTCGATTTGCCGGTGATCGTGGACGGCGTCAACGAGAAGGGATTGGCCGTCGGTATTTTTTACTTCCCAGGTTACGCAAAATACCAGAAAACCACACCGGCCGATGCGGCAACGACGTTAGCCCCGTGGGAGCTGCCTACTTACCTGCTGGGTTCCTGTACGGACGTTGCCGAGGCTTTGGCGGCAGTGAAGAGCGTGCGTGTCGGCGAAGTCGTACAACGCGACTTCGGCTTCGTACCGCCGTGTCATTATGTGGTCCACGACGCCGCCGGAGAATCGGCGGTGCTCGAATATATCGAGGGCGAATTGCGCACGTATGCTAATCCGTTGGGCGTGTTCAGCAACGCCCCCACCTTCGACTGGCACATGACGAACCTTCGCAACTACGTCAATCTCAGCGTGACCAATGTGCCGCCGGTCGAAATGCAAGGGATCAAGATCAGCGGTTTCGGCCAAGGTAACGGTCTGCTCGGATTGCCCGGGGACTTTACGCCTCCTTCCCGATTGGTGCGGGCGGTAGCATTCTCGCAGTCGGCCATTCCGGTGAAAACGGCGCGCGAGGCCGTGCTGCAGGCGTTCCACATTCTTAACCAATTCGACATTCCCCGAGGCGCAGTCCGCGACGTCGAGCATGGTCAGGTCCATGACGAGTACACGTTATGGACCAGCGCCGCGGATATGGCGAATCACCGCTACTATTTTCACACGTTTGCTAATCGACGCATCCGCATGATTGATCTGGCCGAAGTCGACCTCGACGCCGCCGAAATCAAGACGGTCTCGATGGCCGGCGACGAAGTGTTCGAAGATCTGTCAAAAGCCGGGCGTTAG
- a CDS encoding formylmethanofuran dehydrogenase subunit C, with protein MALELSLRAASTVPIEVEGILPHLLREKSRGEIERWKIFHGNQQIPLAELFHVAGIATDNQIVFLGDMAGVHSIGSGLQGGVIRVAGNAGRHAGSEMTDGELAIDGDAGDWLGAEMHGGLIRVSGRSGHQVAAAYRGSPRGMTGGAIIIHGDAGDEVAHTMRRGLVAIGGAVGDFPAVNMIAGSLFVFGACGIRPAAGMQRGTLVMLGPRPTLLPTFRSAGPCQPTFSRVYLRKLAELGLDVAKDFVDASYELFHGDLVTVGRGEVLVRV; from the coding sequence ATGGCACTTGAGCTATCACTAAGAGCGGCCTCGACCGTGCCCATCGAGGTAGAGGGTATTCTCCCGCATCTCCTGCGCGAAAAGTCTCGCGGCGAGATCGAACGTTGGAAGATATTCCACGGCAATCAGCAGATCCCGCTGGCCGAGTTGTTTCATGTCGCCGGCATCGCGACCGATAACCAGATCGTTTTTTTGGGCGACATGGCGGGCGTACACTCGATCGGCTCCGGCCTCCAAGGCGGGGTGATCCGTGTGGCTGGGAATGCAGGGCGGCATGCGGGCAGTGAAATGACTGACGGCGAGCTGGCCATCGATGGCGACGCGGGAGATTGGCTTGGCGCAGAAATGCACGGCGGCCTGATTCGCGTCAGCGGTCGATCGGGCCATCAGGTCGCGGCGGCGTATCGCGGCAGCCCACGCGGTATGACCGGCGGGGCGATTATTATTCACGGAGACGCAGGCGACGAAGTCGCGCACACGATGCGGCGCGGGCTAGTGGCCATCGGTGGAGCCGTCGGCGATTTCCCTGCCGTCAACATGATCGCCGGCAGCCTTTTTGTGTTCGGTGCCTGCGGCATTCGTCCGGCCGCCGGCATGCAGCGAGGAACTCTGGTGATGTTAGGCCCTCGTCCCACGCTATTACCGACGTTCCGCTCGGCGGGGCCTTGCCAACCGACGTTTTCGCGGGTCTACCTGCGAAAGCTCGCAGAGTTGGGGCTAGACGTTGCCAAGGATTTTGTCGATGCAAGTTACGAGCTATTTCACGGCGACCTGGTCACGGTTGGGCGCGGCGAGGTTTTGGTACGCGTCTAG
- a CDS encoding HAD family phosphatase → MPPKFIYFDLGNVLLFFDHAQSCRQMADVAGLAEAQVRSAIFDSGVQWQYEAGQLSSRQFYEEFCQRTNSRPDYDALAYAAGAIFRVNHSITPVVAQLCGAGNRMGLLSNTCEMHWDYFASGRYSMIQEMFELYTLSFRVGAMKPDAKIYAAAAAAAGVQPEEIFFMDDTPGHVAAARDFGFDAVVYTDTPTLVRDMRQRGIRFNF, encoded by the coding sequence ATGCCTCCCAAGTTCATTTACTTCGACCTGGGCAACGTGCTGCTGTTCTTTGACCATGCGCAATCCTGCCGTCAGATGGCAGACGTCGCGGGTTTGGCAGAAGCACAGGTTCGTTCCGCGATCTTTGATAGCGGCGTGCAGTGGCAGTACGAAGCGGGCCAACTTAGCAGCCGCCAGTTTTACGAAGAATTTTGTCAGCGCACTAATTCTCGACCGGATTACGACGCATTGGCCTATGCGGCCGGAGCGATTTTCAGAGTCAATCATTCGATCACTCCCGTGGTGGCGCAATTGTGCGGAGCCGGCAACCGGATGGGATTGTTGTCGAATACCTGCGAGATGCACTGGGACTATTTCGCCAGCGGCCGGTACTCGATGATTCAGGAGATGTTCGAGCTCTACACGCTCAGCTTCCGCGTTGGCGCCATGAAGCCTGACGCCAAGATTTATGCCGCGGCCGCCGCAGCGGCCGGCGTACAGCCGGAAGAGATTTTCTTCATGGACGATACGCCGGGGCACGTGGCAGCCGCCCGGGATTTTGGCTTCGATGCCGTCGTTTATACCGATACGCCGACGCTGGTGCGCGACATGCGCCAGCGCGGCATACGGTTTAACTTTTGA
- a CDS encoding PIG-L family deacetylase, whose product MAEAVTQLDVIAVGAHPDDVEIACGGTLALLAKQGYRVGIVDLTDGEPTPLSPGPEVRLAEAERAAKVLGVAKRIQLNMPNRRLFDSFEARVALGLEFRRYRPKLILGFGEKTPLASPDHWQAMQITDAAVFYSRLTKWDQYFEGLPVHTISSHLYYTLAFGALGLPPAGGHLVVDITDTLDIKIEAIRCYETQFPPAKAHVMDRVRAFALQQGQAAGYNAGELLASPRTLGTRDLMHFLFGIKPGDEPRKPDVR is encoded by the coding sequence ATGGCCGAAGCTGTTACACAACTTGACGTCATTGCCGTCGGCGCACATCCGGACGACGTTGAAATTGCTTGCGGCGGCACGCTGGCTTTGTTGGCGAAGCAGGGCTATCGAGTGGGCATCGTCGATCTCACCGACGGCGAGCCTACTCCGCTGTCTCCTGGCCCCGAGGTGCGTCTGGCCGAGGCCGAACGAGCGGCCAAGGTTCTGGGAGTCGCCAAGCGGATTCAATTGAATATGCCCAACCGGCGGCTGTTCGATTCGTTCGAGGCGCGGGTGGCGCTGGGATTGGAATTCCGCCGTTACCGGCCGAAACTGATCCTTGGCTTCGGCGAAAAGACTCCCCTGGCATCGCCCGACCATTGGCAGGCGATGCAGATCACGGATGCCGCCGTATTCTACTCCCGTCTGACAAAATGGGACCAATACTTCGAAGGCCTGCCCGTCCACACGATTTCGTCGCACTTGTATTACACGCTTGCCTTCGGGGCCTTGGGCCTGCCGCCGGCGGGAGGGCACTTAGTCGTCGACATCACCGACACACTCGACATCAAGATCGAAGCCATCCGTTGCTACGAGACGCAATTTCCGCCGGCCAAGGCCCACGTCATGGATCGGGTGCGCGCCTTCGCATTGCAACAGGGGCAAGCCGCGGGGTACAACGCCGGCGAGTTGCTGGCCAGTCCGCGAACGCTCGGTACGCGCGATCTCATGCATTTCCTGTTTGGTATAAAGCCGGGAGACGAGCCGCGGAAGCCGGACGTGCGCTAG